Within Mongoliitalea daihaiensis, the genomic segment CCAGTTCATTAAGGAAATTGTAAGTTTCTAGGAAAAGCTCATCCGTTTCGCCAGGAAAACCTACGATGACATCCACCCCAATGCAGCAGTGCGGCATCAAGCTTTTGATTTTTGTGACTCTATCTTCGTATAGTTCTCGAAGATATCTTCTACCCATTTTTCGAAGTATTGTGTTGCTTCCTGATTGAAGGGGTATGTGGAAGTGCGGAACAAAATGCATGGAAGTAGAGACAAACTCTATACACTCATTGGTCAAAAGGTTAGGTTCAATAGAAGATATCCGAAATCGGTTGATACCCTCTACTTCATCCAAAGCGCGAATTAAATCAATAAATCGTTCTTCTCTTTTACCTTCTTGGATCCCAAAGTCACCGATATTGACACCTGTCAATACAACCTCTTTGATGTCGGTTTGTGCAATTTCCCTTGCTGATTGAAGGATATTTGCGATGCTATCGCTTCTACTTTTCCCTCGAGCTAGGGGTATGGTACAAAAAGCACATCCATAATTACAGCCATCCTGAACTTTCAAAAAAGTACGGGTACGGTCATGTATAGAATAAGCATTATTAAATAACTTAGCTTCTTGTATCTCTGAAGCGAGTACTTTGGTCTCCTGCTCTTTGGCAAAGCCATCCAGGAGCTCGATTAGTCTAAACTTTTCAGCAGCACCCAAGACAGCATCTACACCATCGATTTCAGCAATTTCCTGAGGTTTCAATTGTGCATAGCATCCAATAATAGTCACGTAAGAATCCGGGGATATCTTTTTAGCCTCTTTAACAATTTTCTTACACTTCTTGTCCGCATTTTCAGTAACCGAACAAGTATTGATGATGAAAATATCTGGAGTTTGATCAAATTCAACCTTTTGATAGCCCTTCTGCTCAAACATCCTGCCTATGGTGGAGGTCTCTGAATAGTTTAACTTACAACCTAAGGTGTAGAATGCAACTTTTTTCACGTGACATGCTTATTTACAGCTTGCAAAGGTAGGAAATAACTGTAAGTTTTCAATTTTCTATTTTTTTACCCTAAAATGAATAATTTTTAGCTGATTTCGGCTCAAAAGGTGGTGATTTTTTAAAAAATGTGTAAAAATTTGATAAAACAGGTTAAAAAATCAGTCTTTTGATTTTAAATACATATATTTTTTTAAATTTGTGGGTATAAATTCAAACCACATATTGTAGAAAATGGCAACTTTAAGACAAAGAGCGTTACTAATTGCGCAAGGGAGACCGAAAATATCTGTGACTCCACCATCCACTAAGATTTCTGATTTTTATGGAAGTCATGTATTTGGGATTAAGCAAATGAAGGAGTCTTTAGCACCTTCTGTTTACAAAAAAGTAGCCGAAGCGATTGATAAAGGGGCCAAAATTGACCCAGCAACAGCAGAGGAAATTGCATCAGCGGTAAAAGTTTGGGCTTTATCCAAAGGTGTGACTCACTATACCCACTGGTTTCAACCCCTCACAGGATCTACTGCAGAAAAACATGATGCGTTTTTTGATGCGCATGCGGGAATAGAAAGATTCAAAGGTTCATCCTTGGTACAGCAGGAGCCTGATGCTTCCTCTTTCCCTAATGGAGGTATCCGTTCAACGTTTGAAGCTAGAGGATATACGGCATGGGATCCATCATCGCCAATTTTTATTTTTGACAAGACCTTGTGTGTCCCAACAATCTTCGTTTCCTATACTGGAGAGGCGTTGGATTACAAAACACCTTTGTTAAAATCTATGGAAGCAGTGAATGATGCTGCTGTGCAGATCTGTCAGTTATTTGATAGAAATGTACGAAAGGTAATTCCTTCGTTGGGTGTGGAGCAAGAATATTTTGTCATTGACAGAGCCTTGTTTGCTACGAGACCTGATCTAGTCATGGCTGGTAGAACGGTGTTTGGTCATAATCCTGCAAGGGGTCAGCAATTAGAGGATCACTACTTTGGTTCTATTCCTAACCGAGTAAAGGACTTCATGATGGATTTTGAAATTGAGGCTCATAAGTTGGGTATTCCAGTTTCTACCCGTCACAACGAAGTAGCTCCAGGGCAGTTTGAAGTTGCGCCTGTTTTTGAAGAAATTAATAAGGCCATCGATCACAATCAGCTATTGATGGATTTGATGGAGAAAGTGGCTGAAAAGCACAGCTTAAAAGTATTGTTTCATGAGAAGCCATTTGCAGGAGTCAATGGTTCAGGAAAGCATAATAACTGGTCTTTGATTACAGATACAGGTGTTAACTTATTCCAGCCAAGCAATTCTGCTCGAGAAAATTTACAGTTTTTGACTTTTGTAGTTGCTACTGTAAAGGCTGTCTACGATAATGCTGATTTGTTGAGAGCAAGTATCGCATCAGCTAGTAATGATTTCCGATTGGGGGCCAATGAAGCACCTCCGGCAATTATGTCTGTATTCCTTGGATCCACACTTACATCTGTCTTAGATGAATTGGAGAAAAACGGGAATGTGAAAATTGAAAAAGGGGATAACATGTATATGAAATTAGGCATTTCTAAAATACCTGAAATCATATTAG encodes:
- a CDS encoding glutamine synthetase III family protein yields the protein MATLRQRALLIAQGRPKISVTPPSTKISDFYGSHVFGIKQMKESLAPSVYKKVAEAIDKGAKIDPATAEEIASAVKVWALSKGVTHYTHWFQPLTGSTAEKHDAFFDAHAGIERFKGSSLVQQEPDASSFPNGGIRSTFEARGYTAWDPSSPIFIFDKTLCVPTIFVSYTGEALDYKTPLLKSMEAVNDAAVQICQLFDRNVRKVIPSLGVEQEYFVIDRALFATRPDLVMAGRTVFGHNPARGQQLEDHYFGSIPNRVKDFMMDFEIEAHKLGIPVSTRHNEVAPGQFEVAPVFEEINKAIDHNQLLMDLMEKVAEKHSLKVLFHEKPFAGVNGSGKHNNWSLITDTGVNLFQPSNSARENLQFLTFVVATVKAVYDNADLLRASIASASNDFRLGANEAPPAIMSVFLGSTLTSVLDELEKNGNVKIEKGDNMYMKLGISKIPEIILDNTDRNRTSPFAFTGNKFEFRAVGSSANSAGPMTVLNVIVSEVLKAMAKDIEKEMAAGKEKKIAIVNVLRKYIKDSKKIRFEGDGYSEEWAQEAEKRGLSNLKSTPFALDAYRDKKVIALFEKHGVLNELEVHARHEIMLENYIKKVQIESRVMGDLALNHVIPTAIQYQNKLIENATGLKALGLENKAAIETIQQITGYLESLKQNVNEMIDARRRLNKEDDIVLRAKGYCVDVKEAYFDKIRYAADKLELIVDDEFWPLVKYREMLFIK
- the mtaB gene encoding tRNA (N(6)-L-threonylcarbamoyladenosine(37)-C(2))-methylthiotransferase MtaB, which translates into the protein MKKVAFYTLGCKLNYSETSTIGRMFEQKGYQKVEFDQTPDIFIINTCSVTENADKKCKKIVKEAKKISPDSYVTIIGCYAQLKPQEIAEIDGVDAVLGAAEKFRLIELLDGFAKEQETKVLASEIQEAKLFNNAYSIHDRTRTFLKVQDGCNYGCAFCTIPLARGKSRSDSIANILQSAREIAQTDIKEVVLTGVNIGDFGIQEGKREERFIDLIRALDEVEGINRFRISSIEPNLLTNECIEFVSTSMHFVPHFHIPLQSGSNTILRKMGRRYLRELYEDRVTKIKSLMPHCCIGVDVIVGFPGETDELFLETYNFLNELDISYLHVFTYSERANTRAVEMDGVVPMKKRNERSKMLRILSEKKRRKFYEDNLGKTFTVLFEEDVENGQMHGFTENYIRVAAKYDPLLINELKTVTLTSINERGNVEVVEPEMVYEKHD